A portion of the Micromonospora vinacea genome contains these proteins:
- a CDS encoding DUF5753 domain-containing protein, with protein MNHAFVAALAAAGHTAESLAGQLGVHPKTVARWANPGHIPQSRHRATVAGLLAKDADALWPDVVRRREPVWFRPWVDLEREAVTLRSFELTWVPGLLQTEAYARATLAGGVLTPEAVAEFAEARINRQAIIGRGGGPLLIAVLDEGVLRRRVGDDRALMAVQLARLLGHAEAGSVQLHIVPADAPSYPGLDGPFTIADMPDGSRVAHVDSAARAQILDQTSDLVSLERRWERIRGEALPRGRSLELLREAAASWT; from the coding sequence ATGAACCACGCCTTTGTCGCGGCGCTGGCCGCTGCGGGTCACACCGCCGAGAGCCTCGCAGGTCAACTCGGTGTGCATCCGAAGACCGTCGCCAGGTGGGCAAACCCGGGGCACATTCCCCAGAGCCGACACCGGGCGACGGTGGCAGGGCTGCTGGCGAAGGACGCCGACGCGCTGTGGCCGGACGTGGTCCGTCGCCGCGAGCCGGTGTGGTTCCGGCCGTGGGTCGACCTCGAACGCGAAGCCGTGACGCTGCGGTCGTTCGAGCTGACGTGGGTGCCCGGGCTGCTGCAGACCGAGGCGTACGCCCGGGCGACCCTGGCCGGCGGGGTGCTGACACCGGAGGCGGTCGCCGAGTTCGCCGAGGCGCGGATCAACCGGCAGGCGATCATCGGCCGGGGCGGCGGCCCGTTGCTGATCGCCGTGCTGGACGAGGGGGTGCTGAGGCGGCGCGTCGGTGACGACCGGGCGTTGATGGCGGTGCAACTGGCGCGCCTGCTCGGGCACGCCGAGGCGGGCTCCGTGCAACTGCACATCGTCCCGGCGGACGCGCCCAGCTACCCGGGGCTCGACGGACCGTTCACCATCGCCGACATGCCGGACGGGTCGCGGGTCGCGCACGTCGACAGCGCGGCACGGGCGCAGATCCTCGATCAAACGTCGGATCTTGTTAGCCTGGAACGACGGTGGGAACGTATTCGCGGCGAGGCCCTGCCCCGAGGGCGTTCGTTGGAACTCCTCAGAGAAGCGGCAGCATCATGGACATGA
- a CDS encoding DUF397 domain-containing protein: MDMTGARWRKSTKSGGNGGNCVEVADNLPGVVLVRDTKDRDGGTLTFSPQSWRNFVAMTRDAG, translated from the coding sequence ATGGACATGACCGGTGCGCGGTGGCGGAAGAGCACGAAGAGCGGCGGCAACGGTGGCAACTGTGTCGAGGTTGCCGACAACCTTCCGGGCGTGGTCCTGGTCCGTGACACGAAGGACCGCGACGGCGGCACGCTGACCTTCAGCCCGCAGTCGTGGCGTAACTTCGTCGCGATGACCCGCGACGCCGGCTGA
- a CDS encoding flavin reductase, with amino-acid sequence MPERPKHSPLRPSWRCPVCGILWPCSAAKLRLLGEYRGDRPGLLIHLAKVQETAEVDLAKLNPDVALPDLTPRFVGWAETR; translated from the coding sequence ATGCCCGAGCGTCCGAAGCACTCCCCGTTGCGACCGTCGTGGCGCTGCCCGGTCTGCGGCATCCTGTGGCCGTGCTCGGCCGCGAAGCTGCGCCTGCTCGGCGAGTACCGCGGGGATCGGCCGGGCCTGTTGATCCACCTGGCGAAGGTCCAGGAGACAGCCGAGGTCGACCTCGCCAAGCTCAACCCGGACGTCGCGCTGCCCGACCTGACCCCGCGCTTCGTCGGCTGGGCGGAAACCCGCTGA